From the genome of Sediminibacter sp. Hel_I_10:
TAGTAATGAAAACTAGGGATTTTATCTGTTTTTCAATAGAAAAAAACAATGTTATAAAAGATTGTAAGTGCTACTGTTAAACCGGAATTTGCTGACTCAAACAATGTAAGGTTCCAAAACCCCAAATCAAATCGATGGCATTTATGCCAATAACATCGTGCTCTGGAAAGCATTCTGCTATTATTTGCAGTGCGATACGATCATTGACATCATTAAATGTTGGAACTAAAACACAGTTGTTTAATATCAAAAAGTTGGCATAACTAGCAGGTAAGGTCAAACCTTCAAAGATGATGGGTTTTGGTACAGGTAGCTTCACTATCTTAGGTGAACTGCCGTCCTCTAATTTAGCCTTTTGCAGACGATTAAAATTATCTTGTAGCGCTTTGTAGTTAGGGCTTTTAGGATCCTCATCGACTATAGTGACAATAGTGTTTTTATTGACAAAACGACAAAGATCATCAACATGACCATGCGTATCATCTCCAATAACACCGTCACCTAGCCAAATGACATTTGTAACTCCTAAATAGGTTTTGAAAATAGATTCGTAATCTGCTTTAGTAAAGTTTTGATTTCTTACTTGAATACTCGGGTGAAGCAAACATTCTTCTGATGTGAGCAGCGTGCCCTTACCATTACTATCTATAGCACCGCCCTCAAGAATTACAGGTTTCCCTTTATAAGTAGCTTGTGTCAAAAGGATATCAAGAACACCTGCAACACGTTCAGGTACTTTTCTATCTAATTGGTAGTTTTTGTATTTGGCCCAACCATTAAAATTGAAATTTAAGGCTTCTCGCTGGGTCCCATTTTTTACAATGATAGGTCCAGAATCGCGCATCCAACTGCGGTTGGTTTTTTGAATGATAAATGTAATACGCTCAAGATTGACCTCTGCGTTGGTGAGCATTTCTGAAACTTTAGCTTTTAAGTCGTTGTGAGCAACAACTAAAAAAACGGTTTCATAAGTCGCCACCTTTTTAATAAACTCCACAAAAGCCCATTGAACCGCTTGATATTTTCCTGGCCAATCGTTGCCATTATGCGGAAAACACAACAGCACCCCTTGTTGCTTCTCCCACTCTGCTGGAAACCTTCTCATTAATCTATCGCTCTTTTGGTAATTTCTCCGAAAGCATCAATACGACGATCCCTAAAGAATGGCCAATTTTGACGTACATTTTCCTGTTGCGCTAAATCTACTTCTGCAATTAAGATTTCTTCTTTATCATGAGATGCTTGTGCTAAGATTTCTCCTTGCGGACCAGCAATAAATGAGGCTCCCCAAAACTCAATTCCCTTAGTATCTGGCAAATATTGCTCCAACCCTATTCTATTGGCTGCAGCTACATAAACACCATTGGCTACGGCGTGCCCTTTCATTACGTTCATCCATGCACCATACTGATTAGGGCCATATTGTTCTTTTTCTTGTGGATGCCAACCAATGGCTGTAGGATAAAACAAGACCTCAGATCCCTTTAAAGCCGTTAAACGTGCCGCCTCAGGATACCATTGGTCCCAGCAAATAAGCGTCCCGATATTTCCTTTTTTGGTGGCATGGTTTTTAAAGCCTAAATCGCCAGGTGTAAAGTAGAATTTCTCGTAAAAATGAGGATCGTCTGGAATGTGCATTTTTCGGTACAGACCAGCTTCGGTACCATCAGTATCAATAATATAAGCACTATTGTGATAGA
Proteins encoded in this window:
- a CDS encoding carbon-nitrogen hydrolase encodes the protein MKNYKIAVIQLNLNDLPENNLKKCLKWVRDAAAKGAEVISLPELYSSHYFCQSEDVDNFALAEPLYSTSFHAFSDLAKELGVVIIVPFFEKRMAGIYHNSAYIIDTDGTEAGLYRKMHIPDDPHFYEKFYFTPGDLGFKNHATKKGNIGTLICWDQWYPEAARLTALKGSEVLFYPTAIGWHPQEKEQYGPNQYGAWMNVMKGHAVANGVYVAAANRIGLEQYLPDTKGIEFWGASFIAGPQGEILAQASHDKEEILIAEVDLAQQENVRQNWPFFRDRRIDAFGEITKRAID
- a CDS encoding agmatine/peptidylarginine deiminase, whose translation is MRRFPAEWEKQQGVLLCFPHNGNDWPGKYQAVQWAFVEFIKKVATYETVFLVVAHNDLKAKVSEMLTNAEVNLERITFIIQKTNRSWMRDSGPIIVKNGTQREALNFNFNGWAKYKNYQLDRKVPERVAGVLDILLTQATYKGKPVILEGGAIDSNGKGTLLTSEECLLHPSIQVRNQNFTKADYESIFKTYLGVTNVIWLGDGVIGDDTHGHVDDLCRFVNKNTIVTIVDEDPKSPNYKALQDNFNRLQKAKLEDGSSPKIVKLPVPKPIIFEGLTLPASYANFLILNNCVLVPTFNDVNDRIALQIIAECFPEHDVIGINAIDLIWGFGTLHCLSQQIPV